ATTACAGTTTTATAATAGTGTTTCAAAATTAATTCCTCCTTTTAAGAAAGCCAAACATACTTTTCTTTTGAGGCTGTTCACCTTCTAAAAAAGAAACTATTCTCGAAACATCAACTTTACCAGATGATACTTTAGTATGTGGAACTTCAAATACATTGGAAAATTCATTTTGCACTCTCTTCTTACCATAAAGTTTTATATCCTCTTCATCGAAAACCTTATTAATTACCAAAGAAGTTCTATTAACAAATCTTAATTGGTCCTCTTCACTAAAATTTTCATCCTCAAACTTTTCTTTAAAATAGCTTTTATTATGAGGATTGATTTCACCAACAATGAAATTATGGTCAAATAAGAAAAAGTCCTTAAGTATCAATTTTTGATTATCGAAAATTATATAATCATAACCCTCGACTTTATTTCTAAGTTCATTTACAGAATTACCAACTAATCTATTATCCTTATTTCTAGTACCGACAACAATATCAATATGCTTATTATAAGAATGAATATTTTCCTTAATTTCTTCTGGTTCAAATAGCCCTGTTTTTATCAAACTACTTATTTCATCTATAGATTTATTTAAATCGACTTCGCTTTCCATATCTAAGTATTTCATTAAATCTAAGAAGAAATACGTATTCTCAACAATTAATGTTTTCTTTTTCAACTTAGCTAATTCTTCTGCAATTTTAATTACTAGCGTTGTTCCACCAACCCCACCTTTAGCTTTTGTAACATTAATAACCTTCATATCTCTACTTACTCCTT
The sequence above is drawn from the Tissierellales bacterium genome and encodes:
- a CDS encoding AAA family ATPase, whose translation is MKVINVTKAKGGVGGTTLVIKIAEELAKLKKKTLIVENTYFFLDLMKYLDMESEVDLNKSIDEISSLIKTGLFEPEEIKENIHSYNKHIDIVVGTRNKDNRLVGNSVNELRNKVEGYDYIIFDNQKLILKDFFLFDHNFIVGEINPHNKSYFKEKFEDENFSEEDQLRFVNRTSLVINKVFDEEDIKLYGKKRVQNEFSNVFEVPHTKVSSGKVDVSRIVSFLEGEQPQKKSMFGFLKRRN